Genomic window (Ictalurus furcatus strain D&B chromosome 26, Billie_1.0, whole genome shotgun sequence):
CTTGAAATATTTACTTAGCTTCATGCACAATAATAAATTTACATAATTATTCTGTTTTTACCCGATTCTTTACCTTAACTGACAGAACTGCACCTTTCTGTATTAAAACATCCTGGTTTGTAAAATATGCgtgatttttgtattttatttaactttagaCATCTTTCCAGAAAATCTCTCTTTCAAGTATCAGATTCTGCTGTGCAAATAATGACActtctatgaatatgcaaattactgCATAATAATGAAGCAATGTTTTAAGCATGTGTTAGCTTCTCTGAGTAGATTTGATAACAGTGACTTCATGTACAGGTTTTCATTTGTGGCTTGTGAATGTTTGATTATTGTGAATAATTAAAACCTCTATAAAAAGTTCAGTCATGACAACTCTCTGAATGAGATTCTCAGCTGTTATTGATAGAAATGGAGTGTGTAAGTAGGTTTAGTCTTGTAGACCAGATCTGctatgctgctgctgctgagcgaGTATGAATACGTGCTCTGACAGACGTGCACAGACCGATGATACAGATCTGACTGACAAAACTTGTGTACTGCTGCTGCTCCGATGAGCCATAGGACTCGAGTGTGTACTAGCTATGTGTGcctgggcctgctttgctgaaTGGCTTAACTCTACTGAACTATGTGTGAGTACTATATCTAATGGCCTAGTTGGCTATGTGTGCCTGGACCGGGAGCCCAGAACTTATTTAACTGTGATTTAGAGGCTATGTGTTCCCTGCTGATGTCTGGATTTAAACTAAGCAGGCGTCCAGATGTTGAGGTTAGTGCATGTTGTAGTGAGTGAAGGGCAGTGGAACGGATAATCGAATGGTGACTGTGGGATCGCTAGACAGAGATATGGATTTGTGCTCCTTGAATGTGAAAAAACCCAGTACCACCTGGCAGGTCATTACATTGCTAAATAGTGTGGAATTCATtagggtgttgtttttttcagtgatAATCAGTATTTAACAGGTATCCGAAGGCATTTAACACCTTTTATCAGCCGTTATGTGCATTTATCCTTGTTTATCAGCCATTATTAGCATTTACCAGCACTTATCGGAAATGATCGATGTTTGACAGGCATTATCAGCGTTTACCATCATTTATAGGACTTCATCAGCATTTACCAGCATTTATTAGCCATTATCAGTGTTTATTAGCATCCACTGTCATTTATCGGCCTTTTACCAGCCTTGATCAGCCATTAGAAGGTTTGCCGGTGTTTACCAATGTTTATCAGCCTTTGCCTTTATCAGCGTTTACCAGTGTTTACTGGCCATTATTGGCATTATCTGCATTTCTTAACAGCATTTACCAGTGTTTACCATTGCTTATCATCCTTAATCGGCGTTCATCAGCCATTATCTGTGTTTACCAACATTTTCAGCCATTACCCCGTACCCTTGTCCTGGTActcatcttcctctccctcgTATAGGCATTTTCCTTACTTTCTTTGTGTTGCTCTATATTGTTCCTTTTCCACACAAGGTCAGCCCAAAGAAGCCCTTTTTTACTGTGTACCATATGGTCATGCGATTGAAAGAACCTCAACACCTGAGTGTGTTTCCTAGATGGGGATCAGCTGTGATTGATCTATTTGCATAAGTTCAATCAACTGTTTCTCAGTtgaaatggaataaaatacagggatatatatatatatatatatatatatatatatatataaatatatatatatatatatatatatatatatatatatatatatatatatatatatgtgtgtgtgtgtgtgtgtgtgtgtgtgtttcagttcaCAATATGAACAGCTGTTCACTTTGACTTTAGCCTAGAGGTTAGGTTTAGAGCGTGATGTTATCTGTTCTGACATACAGTGTGAAGGCATGTGTAAATTTGACAGTAAAGTTCCATTGTTTTGCTCTTGGTTTAGTTTGTGTGTAAAAGAAGTTCAAGCATTTAAAATTTGTGTTAACTGTATGCATTTTGTGTCAAAACAACCAGAAATGTGTTAATTGTATAGCCTACACAGACAGATGTTGTGCTAACTGTGTTAAGAGTTTAggaaaattgttaaaagtattgaaaaaattgTCATAGCAATCATAAAAAATCTCACTAATGACAGACTTAGCCAGTGTTTACCAGCCATTATCAGTGTTTACCAGCCATTATCAGTGTTTATCCACCACTATCTGCATTTTATCATTCTATGTAAGCATTTATCAGCAGTTATCATGTTTACCAGCCATTATCAGTGTTTAAGTGTGTTTACAACTTGTTAGTGTTCATCAGCCAATATAAGTGTTTTGCAGTGATACTTAGTGTTTAGAAGGCGTTATGGGCGTTCAGGCCATTCTAGCCATTATTGGTGTTTACAGCCCATTATAAGCGTTTACTGGCCATTATTGTGTTTATCAGCATTCATCAGTGTTTGTCTGCGTTAACTGACTTACCCACATATGTCTGTGTATACCGGTGTTTGTCAGTGTCCACGAGCATATATAATTGATTGTTAGTGTTTACCGGTGTTTACCGTGTTTATGAGCATTTGTAATTGATTGTTAGTGTTTACcagtgtttactgtgtttatgaGCATTTGTAATTGATTGTCAGTGTTTGCCGGGCTAGGATGCAAAATCTCGTAGTGCATGCAGTCCATAGCTGGCGAGTTAGTCGGGATAATAAAGGATGATGTAGACGGAGAAGTGTGGCTGCTGTGCCGGGGTTGAGGGAGCCAATCTGCACACAGAAAGAGTTTCATGACAatataatatgattattatGTAAGAAgtgaaacagtgtgtgtgtgtgtgtgtgtgtgtgtgtgaaatactgATGTGATTAATATGAGTTACTGTTAAACCcctgaagttaattattttcttataacagcacgtccctactgtttattccttttataccacaacaatctgccattaattaatatttttcttaaataatgatgtcatactttttatatgtatattgttacttttaatgctgtgtgtaatgtaaagtataaactcctctgtcctgaagatatcAGGACacaaacttacagctttacctctaactgttacaaagcgctgacactagagactccttccataaatgttaaataaacatctccttacagaaaacttcaccgtatcaccAATTACTCACATTCCTTAATCTGTTCATGTGGAGCGTCCactgtacgagtccctgtgaatgagctgttactatagaaacgataatgtattagaacgagtgtattaatataaacctgtgatgtgcagctgcactactgtcagagccgctgttataggaaattaatcgacaccttctgaccaatcacaatccaaaattcagcagcgctgtggtataaaaataaccCCTCAGCTAATGAAAGACTTCTGATGGATGCTGTGATAATTGTATTTCATCACATAATAATTTCTCTAAAGAAAGGAGGTTTAACAGCTCAGTAGATTGTATGTTGTTGTGActtattataaatacattttatatattttgtttctatAGAATCTTTCCAGTAATGATGTCCCTCAAAATGGCTTCTCCACTTCATCTGGTCTTTCTGTTCATGATCTCAGGTGAGTCATACATTAACATCATCACGACTACACACCCCAGAGACAATAAATACAAGTAGAACCACCAGTATATTTAGATGTTTGTTATAATTTcaacattataaatataatataacactGCTCCTCACTTGAGCTGATATTGTACGAATCATGGTCTGATAGTGGTAGGGTTCGAATCCTTGGTGAAAGAGCGATTTAAATATTAGTGGGCTTCCTGAAGCTTTGAAACCTTGATGAATCTTCTGTTTCTAATCATTGGTTCTGAACGCATGTCAAACGATCCAAGTCACGTGATTTCAGTAAACGAGGCTTCTTTACGTCATTACTGTTTCGAAACGTTACGAAATGTTGATGGTTCGCCTCTAGGGGGTGCTGATCTGCAGGTGAACCAATGAACAgtgtttaatatataataatatataataaggcTTGGCCAGTAGCGCTCTGGATTTTCTGTCCGGTTGTTTAGAACAAATATTatcttacattatattatattacatttgattatatcattttatatattgttCTCCATGCactagatttattattatttccacatTTCTCTGCATTTAAATAGCGGGCAGTGCTCGGTACTGGTTTTCCATCTTGTACCGAGCCAAACGCCGTGACGGtaaagaattgtttttatttctgcaaCCCGGAGTTCCAGAGGAGAGAAGTGAAGCTGTAAGATAACTCAGTGTTTTATGGGGCTCAGGATAATGACCTCTAATCACCTCTTTCATGTGTCATGTTTCAGGAGCTCTTGGGAATGAATGGAAAGTGACATACATCAAAACAAAACTCTGTGCTTTAAAAGGATCTACAGTGTTTATGAACGTCACGTACACACACCCAACACGTCTTACAGTGAAGAACAGGTTTTGGTTAATAAATGCAGTTCAGGGTAAAGAACCGACTGATCTGCGTAATGATTCAGGTTACTCAGGCAGAGTGGAGTATTCAGGAGATGAACAGAAACACTTCTCCCTCAGACTGAGTGACGTGAAGAAAACAGATGAACAGAAGTACTGGTTCAGAATCataacaaatgaagaaaaagaaagataccAGGGTGAACCTGGAGTTACACTCAATGTTACAGgtaaataaaatcatcataTTTTCTACATCTATCACTCTGAACATAATCTCTCTTTAGATACAGGAGAGTCAGAGTTTTGTACCGGATTAATGAAGATCTCTAACATGttctttataaattaaattgaacaaTAGGTGCTTCTGGTAAAAGCGACTAGTCTCCAGAGTTGAGAAGGTTATTAACACtgaatataaaactgaaatgattatCATTAGATAGAAAAACACTTTGAGAGAGCAGAGTTCAACAGTAGACACTTTACTGTCTTCAGGACAGCTTTCCTGATTGAATGTTTCTCTCGGTGTGTAAGATCTTCAGGTGATCGCTCCTGCAGAAGTGACAGAGGGACAATCAGTCGTTCTGATCTGTAACACCACCTGCAGTCTGACTGACCCAACATTCATCTGGTACAAAAACAGACGTGATTTAACCACAAACACCCCCAAGAGCAATGAACTCCACCTGCAGCCGGTGAGCAGTGAGGATGCAGGCAGTTATAGCTGTGCTGTAAGAGGATATGAACATCTCCCCTCTCCTGCTCAAACCCTCAGAGTCAGATGTGAGCTTTATTTACCttcttatatattttataactcAATAGATCATAAATCTCTTCATATTTAGAGAAATTAAGGCAAAAATGTAATGACCTTGAATTGCCTTCACTGTCATTGTAGgacataaaaatgtttattatattagcattaaaaaagaaacacacacacacacacacacacacacacacacacacacacacatacacacacacacacacacacacacacacacacacacaagtgctaaTAACTTTAAGCATTTAGGAATAATAAATCTATACAGAATTGGATGTTGACCATGTGAAGGGAAAATGCGAGCACACACAGGCATGATAACAAGAAGGTGTCCCAGAATTATTACAGTATAAAAAGATTCTCAGATTTATGACTCTATTGTGCAGTGAAGTGGGTTTTATATTCATTAGGAGCCAGacataatgttaaataaaagcactGAGATGAGCTGAAAATTATATTGAAGAACTGATGAAAGAAAAATTTACACTGCTTCTGGCCTTGAACTGCTTTCATCATTCTTATCGTGGAACTCTCTAGATCCTCCAAAGAACGTCTCAGTGTCCATCAGCTCCTCTGGTGAAATAGTGGAGGGCAGTTCAGTGactctgacctgcagcagtgATGCTAACCCACCTGTGGAGAACTACACCTGGTTTAAGGGGACGACATCAGTAGGAAAAGAAAAGACCTACACCATCTCCAAGATCAGATCTGAGGACAGTGGAGAGTACAAGTGCAAGTGCAGTAATGAAGTCGGACATCAGGACTCCATCAGTGTAACTCTGAATGTTCTGTGTAAGTTAAAGCTGAAGATCTCCGCACAGCCAATAAGAGATAAAACTCatagatttaatttaaagtCTCATATTCCTACCCATTTTAGATCCTCCAAAGAACGTCTCAGTGTCCATCAGCTCCTCTGGTGAAATAGTGGAGGGCAGTTCAGTGACTCTGACTTGCAGCAGTGATGCTAACCCACCTGTGGAGAACTACACCTGGTTTAAGGGGACGACATCAGTAGGAAAAGAAAAGACCTACACCATCTCCAAGATCAGATCTGAGGACAGTGGAGAGTACAAGTGCAACTGCAGTAATGAAGTCGGACATCAGGACTCCATCAGTGTAACTCTGAATGTTCTGTGTAAGTTAAAGCTGAAGATCTCCGCACAGTTAATAAGAGATAAAACTCTCATAGATTTACTTTAAAGTCTCACTTTCCTACCCATTTTAGATCCTCCAAAGAACGTCTCAGTGTCCATCAGCTCCTCTGGTGAAATAGTGGAGGGCAGTTCAGTGactctgacctgcagcagtgATGCTAACCCACCTGTGGAGAACTACACCTGGTTTAAGGGGACGACATCAGTAGGAAAAGAAAAGACCTACACCATCTCCAAGATCAGATCTGAGGACAGTGGAGAGTACAAGTGCAACTGCAGTAATGAAGTCGGACATCAGGACTCCATCAGTGTAACTCTGAATGTTCTGTGTAAGTTAAAGCTGAAGATCTCCGCACAGTTAATAAGAGATAAAACTCTCATAGATTTACTTTAAAGTCTCACTTTCCTGCCCATTTTAGATCCTCCAAAGAACGTCTCAGTGTCCATCAGCTCCTCTGGTGAAATAGTGGAGGGCAGTTCAGTGactctgacctgcagcagtgATGCTAACCCACCTGTGGAGAACTACACCTGGTTTAGGGTGAATGAATCGTCACCTGTAGGATCTGGACAGACTTACGGAGCACTACAGAGTGGACAGTACTACTGCAAGGCTCAGAATAAACAAAGCTCTGAGAGATCAGCTGCAGTGTCCGTCACTTTAAACAGTAAGAGCGATGATGTAAATCTATAAATCAGAATCACACtgataaatatttaacactgattCATTATCTCATCATCGTCCACACAGGGGTTCAGAGCTTAGGTGTGTACGCAGGTGTTGGGGCtgttgtctttgtgtgtgtttgtctcatCATCACCTTCCTGTTTATCAGGTAAGAAAATACAAGattttttcatcttcatttaaaaatgaagtgaGTGAGtttatatttagaattttttctgaattttctgcatgtttaaatatttttccactTAACACGCATGTTTTTAACTGAGTAAGTTTTATGTAAACTATATGAAAAAATGTGAACTGAAACAGATTTGGGCCTGTGAGagaatacaaagacattctattcaattgtgtgcttccaacctTGTGGGTAGAGTttgtggaagaaccacatattggtgtgatttTCATACTTTTGACCACTCTGCGTATGTTTCGTGTTTACTAGGACACTGTtgatattttgttgttgtttgtttcaacagGAAAAAGAATAGAATTGATTCAACAGTAGACCAAAGTTTTAAACAGGTAAATAATGCACAGATAATTGTTGAGGAGTGTATCTGTactgtcatttaaaaacttCACCGTGTTTTTATTATAGTGAAATAACTCACGGGGTGATGAGTCACTGTTTCCACCACAATggtgattaatttcctataacagtatgtgcgttttgtgttgtatttattttatttttacttataaaACAGCGATTTACCAGTGACTGCACTGCCTCTGCCACTCTATCCTTCTGTGCTTACATCTGACATTCTCATAAGCAAAAAATCTCAAGAACACCTGCTGGGTGTTTGtcggatttatatggaattatcattatAAGCAGCAGATGAAATGATTACATTTGGAATGGATCCAAACAAGGTCATGGTCACATCAAGGTCAAATCTCAGAAATATGTTTTCATCAATAGCTTCCTTCTTGTTTGAAGAATGTTTCATAAATATCTCAGGCATATAAATTAGGAACAAGAATGGCTGGGTTAGATGGTGGTGCCGACATCCCCAGTtctacttgtttatttattcatgtatcaCACTTCATACTAttgtctgtttatagttacatttattgttgtgggACATCTGTaaaacaggttagttcctgttcttattGACATTATAGCAGCGATAaacatttcctcaccagccctctctttattctctcccttgaagttaattagtaaaaaaaaaacccagcttgtTATGCTACTGAGAAACTcataaagtcctctgtcctgaaaatgcTGGGAAaaaagttccagctttacctctgactgttaaaatgctgacactggagactccttccatacatgttaaataaatgattcctTAAACGAATATGTCAATGattatacatgtttttaaatctgtttaggTGGAACAgagttcctgtgaatgagctgttactatagaaactagaacttattagaacgagtgcattaatataaagctgtgatttgggCAGCGCTACTATTTATCACCATCTTCTGACtaatcacagtccagaattcAACAAAGCTGCGATGTAGATGTTCGGCATGTTCACTCCTCTGTCTCTGTGATGTCATGTTCTCCCACCTCAGGATGATCTTTACGCCAACGTAGCAGTGACAAATCCAATCGCTACGGCATCCGATTCAGCCTCAGCCAATCCGGATGAAGTTCTCTATGCCAGCGTTGTACGTCGGAGTGCCATTGACCCTGGGAATGCTGAGAGTTCTGCTGTAAAAGCTTCTGCCTCTGAGGACGAGGAGGTTCAGTATTCTAGTGTCAGATTTACTCGCAGAGGTGCTGACTACAGGTGAGAGGAGCAGGTCTGTTTCCTCCACTCTAACAGAGCTGGAAATGATCTTCTGCTGGATCTTACTGTGATCATTTACTCTCTTTCTGTAGGCCTGCCAATGATGAGGATCCAACTGCAAtctacagcagagtgaaataaaCAACATTCACCCATTTATTCAACATCACCACAACTTCCACCTGGCCATAGTGGAAAGTAGAAAATCACATGAGcctatttctatttttattttttaaatacctttTTTTGGCCCTGAGTAGTGAATTCTATGgattattttgtattgtatcAGATGCAGACTTGTGTTATTAGCTACGATGGACATGTTATCGCCAAAAGTCTTCTCTAGGTGTGATTGTTCGGTTGTCTTCccattttatttacaaggtATGGTAATCGAGGAGTTGTATTtggataatattttatatattttggataAGACTTTCATTTGTTGTGAGAGATTTAGTAGTTCTGATACGAATGGGGGTGGTAGGCTATAATGTGCTGTCTTTTAGGTTGTTTTTAGAGCATATAATGGATTTAAGTTGTAGAAAttcaaggaaatgtttatttctacTCCATGCTTCTCAGCTAGATAAGGGTAATGATGaaaaggtgttgttttttttacatatgtgTTTAAGGTGTGTAATGCCTTTGTCTACCCATTCGGGGATGTTTATCTTCACTGTGTTTGCAAAGTCGGGTTGTGCCATATGGGAGCGTTTTCGGTTAGTTGGAGTGGtgaatttattgttttataaaatTTCCACCAAGCTGTTGGACTTTTGAAGCAGGGGTGGCATTTAATAGCGGTGTTGATGAATGGTAGGtctgagatttttattttattgcatagCTTCTGTTCCGCATCTCGCCAAATCTCATTTATCTGACTGGGCTTTATccatttgattatatattggTCTTGGTTAGTGAGGTAATATTGTTGAATGTTCGGGGCCTCTGAAAGTCCTTCCTGATATTTTCATCTGTGTAAAGTGGGTAGTTTGATGCTGGGAGGTTTAAAATTCAGCGATACTGGAAGTGAGTGATTTGAACCAGGAAGGAGGAGGTTCATCTGGGATCATTGAATATAAGTAATTAATTGTGTGTAGTATTGCCATTTTTATGGATGTTACTCTGCCAATGAGAGACAGGGGAATGTTATCCAGCGTCGGAGATCATTATTTTTGGTGTTcaataaagggttaaaattgAGTTTATGCAAGTCTGACAGCTTGGTGGAGATTTTGACACCAACATAAGTGATGTAGTCAGTGCTTATGGGGATAGACAGAGATTGTACTGTATTTTCGGGCAGTTTCATGTTGAGATGGAGCATAGAGGATTTGGACTGGTTAAGTGTGTAACTGAAAGTTTTACTCTACTatccacacatttttttttattattcttgtaTTGATTCTATAGGTTTTCGTAAGAAGAGTACgatatcatcagcatataaactGATTTTGTATTCCATGTTTGCTGTCTGGATCCCATTAATGTTTACATTCTGTCTTATTGCTGCAGCTAATGGTTCTATAAAAATGGTGAATAGGGATGTAGAGAGTGGGCATCCTTGTCTAGTGCCTCTGTGTAGAGTGAAACTGTGTGATATCAGTCCGTTAGAGATAACTGTGGCCTTTGGTGATGTGTCGAGTATTTTTAtccaatgaataaatgattcacTGAAATCTAATCTATGAAGAGTGGTGAGTAGAAATGTCCAGTTAACTTTATTAAAGGATTCTCTGCATCAAGTGTTACTATTACTGATTCTATATGTTGATGTGATATGTAATGTACCAGGTTGAGGAGTCTACACATGTTCGTGGTTAACTGTCAGTTTTTAAtgagctgtgtttgtgttgatCAGTGATGGGATCGGTAAGGACGGTAACTAGAGGCTTAAGTGGGGTCTTTAATGGATTTTAGGTGAAGTGATATACTGATGATATTCATTTCTATCAGTAGTTTCATATTCAGTTTAATTTCAGATACTAATCTGTTGAAGAGTGGTGTCAGGATAGTCCAGAACTGTTTATAGAACAAACCATCAGGATCTGGTGTTTTATTATTAGGGCATCTAAGGGCATAGATCTCATCTGGGTCTATCGTTTATCCGTGGAAACTGCTTGTTCTTGTATGTATAGTATTTAATTAAGTCtaatagcagtgtgtgtgtgtgtgtgtgtgtgtgagagagagagagagagagagagagagagatttatatttatggaaGATAGACAAAGGTATATGCATCATTTATGTAGGTTCAGGTGTGAGATCACTCATCTGTAAAATGCTATATGAAAATTGTGttgatttataatttataagaATATTTTTGTACCTTGTGCGCGTGTGTATTAACTATATAactattcatatatatatatatatatatatatatatatatatatatatatatatatatatatatatatatatatataaaacgtttaatgtttacatatagagtattctggaatattttaaatatttacccCTAAGCCtaagtgtgttttattattgtttattacttTGTTTGGTGTATATCTGATATTTTagcattattttgtatatttgatttatttttccttgtAACTCAGCATATTAAAAATGAAGGCTCATCCTGAATATGACTTCCAGGAATCagtgaaatatataaatgtatagtgTTTATAACGTACGTGTACACTGGTGCATTTTGATCCAGTGTGCCTTTAAATGAGGgcatttactttttttcttttttaactttcttttttttaaaattcacatgaaatacacattaaatacgTCAAATGTAGGCCTGATCATATGTAAATTTAATTTGGGTTGTATCAAGCTCACATCAACCCAGCTTAAATTCACACGAAAATCCAAAACTACATGCACGATAATCAATACATCATACATCACGTCTCTTAATATAGGCCAATCATATGGCTCCGTCTTACTTTACAGTTCATGTGTGTGCATTCACTCATTCTTGCAGAGTTAGTGAGACGACGTCTACATGAGAGGTGTATGGTGGAGTGTATCCACTTAACCTCGTTCTTATAGAGTCGTTTAAATGTTCAGATTTCATTCTGCTTCACAAAAGGTACGTGAACCACATAAGGCAGATATTATTCTTCtatgtctttttattattattctagttTTCTGAGTCTACCAAGCTctagaaatgtaaatgtagtttagATTTTAATAGGGTATCATGATGGAGATTTAAAATCTCAATTTCCATCTCCAGTACTAGATTATTGACTGACACTGAACAGTTCAGCCATCTGCTCCACAATCTCACTTACATCCACCTCCATGAAGGGGTTCAAATCATTAAACCTGTCCTCAAATTTCTGAAAAGATTCCTGCCCAAGCTTACACATCATGTCACAATATTTTTCTGTACATACATACTACTTCTCTACAGCCAAAACACCGGCAGCCTCTTCACGGCTTTCCAATATCTTCTCAACTTAGACaattcagacatactactcTTTTGGCCTACTGTATTGTAAGGT
Coding sequences:
- the LOC128601958 gene encoding B-cell receptor CD22-like; protein product: MMSLKMASPLHLVFLFMISGALGNEWKVTYIKTKLCALKGSTVFMNVTYTHPTRLTVKNRFWLINAVQGKEPTDLRNDSGYSGRVEYSGDEQKHFSLRLSDVKKTDEQKYWFRIITNEEKERYQGEPGVTLNVTDLQVIAPAEVTEGQSVVLICNTTCSLTDPTFIWYKNRRDLTTNTPKSNELHLQPVSSEDAGSYSCAVRGYEHLPSPAQTLRVRYPPKNVSVSISSSGEIVEGSSVTLTCSSDANPPVENYTWFKGTTSVGKEKTYTISKIRSEDSGEYKCKCSNEVGHQDSISVTLNVLYPPKNVSVSISSSGEIVEGSSVTLTCSSDANPPVENYTWFKGTTSVGKEKTYTISKIRSEDSGEYKCNCSNEVGHQDSISVTLNVLYPPKNVSVSISSSGEIVEGSSVTLTCSSDANPPVENYTWFKGTTSVGKEKTYTISKIRSEDSGEYKCNCSNEVGHQDSISVTLNVLYPPKNVSVSISSSGEIVEGSSVTLTCSSDANPPVENYTWFRVNESSPVGSGQTYGALQSGQYYCKAQNKQSSERSAAVSVTLNRVQSLGVYAGVGAVVFVCVCLIITFLFIRKKNRIDSTVDQSFKQDDLYANVAVTNPIATASDSASANPDEVLYASVVRRSAIDPGNAESSAVKASASEDEEVQYSSVRFTRRGADYRPANDEDPTAIYSRVK